The following are encoded in a window of Acropora muricata isolate sample 2 chromosome 6, ASM3666990v1, whole genome shotgun sequence genomic DNA:
- the LOC136918982 gene encoding epsin-2-like yields the protein MSVRRQFKNVVNNYSNAEVKVREATSNDPWGPSSSIMTEIADATYNVVAFSEIMTMIWKRLSDHGKNWRHVYKSLVVLDYIIKTGSERVAQQCRENLFAIQTLKDFQFIDKDGKDQGMNVREKAKQLVALLKDEDRLKNERARALKAKERFAQASSGIGSDSVKSGNLRDTSSTSDVRFDSSGAASSLAPTSRSWEPERKVIGTEMENCRPSNANEEELQLQLALALSKQEADEHVKQSEREDQRLQLAINQSQHDVTVSAPPLLDMPSGGAQPPPTPETFDPWSSGSGGVAPPPSVPMPQPDPWGSNVTSSESTTSDPWGTSPSPPQMPVGPAPNLFASLNSNAGVVSTPTADPWGGPLVQPPPPMTTLSSDPWGGGSAFPSATALQSQGPWEAPPSPNFDTFNQAGVASGLSSQYPTNTSFNNQGPVVTKPQSLNNNFSNLVNLDSLVEKPEPVKNPFLSSQPAPKSKNPFVQEKPQAPTLNQLREPPANPALNTVPSMGGDVLLPAPLVPDSGARPQQTVQSNPFL from the coding sequence ATGTCGGTAAGACGTCAGTTCAAAAACGTGGTGAACAACTATTCTAATGCTGAGGTAAAAGTACGCGAGGCAACTTCGAACGATCCATGGGGACCGTCAAGTTCTATCATGACTGAAATCGCTGATGCTACTTACAACGTTGTTGCCTTTTCGGAAATTATGACAATGATTTGGAAAAGACTTAGTGATCATGGAAAAAATTGGAGGCATGTTTACAAATCGCTCGTTGTTTTGGATTACATTATAAAAACCGGCTCTGAACGGGTCGCTCAACAGTGTCGAGAGAATTTATTCGCTATTCAAACTTTGAAGGATTTTCAGTTTATCGATAAGGACGGAAAAGATCAGGGCATGAATGTGCGAGAGAAGGCGAAACAACTTGTAGCGTTGTTAAAAGACGAAGATCGACTGAAGAACGAGAGAGCTCGTGCTTTAAAGGCGAAAGAGAGATTTGCGCAAGCCAGTTCAGGGATTGGAAGCGATTCAGTGAAATCAGGTAACTTGAGAGATACAAGCAGCACTTCAGATGTCCGTTTTGACAGCTCAGGTGCAGCGTCGAGTTTGGCACCAACAAGCCGTTCGTGGGAACCAGAAAGGAAAGTCATTGGTACTGAGATGGAAAACTGTCGACCCTCAAATGCAAATGAGGAGGAATTACAGTTGCAGCTTGCCTTGGCTCTCAGCAAACAAGAGGCAGACGAACATGTGAAACAGAGTGAAAGAGAAGACCAGCGCCTACAGTTGGCCATTAATCAAAGTCAACACGATGTCACTGTGTCAGCACCTCCCCTATTGGACATGCCCAGTGGAGGAGCTCAACCACCTCCCACGCCAGAGACCTTTGATCCGTGGAGTTCTGGATCGGGAGGAGTGGCTCCACCTCCATCTGTGCCCATGCCACAACCTGATCCCTGGGGGAGTAATGTCACCTCCAGTGAAAGTACCACTTCTGACCCCTGGGGTACTTCTCCATCACCCCCTCAAATGCCTGTTGGCCCAGCCCCAAATTTGTTTGCTTCTTTGAACAGCAATGCTGGTGTTGTAAGTACACCAACGGCAGATCCTTGGGGTGGACCACTGGTGCAACCTCCACCTCCCATGACAACTTTATCTAGTGACCCTTGGGGTGGAGGAAGTGCATTCCCTTCAGCAACAGCTTTACAGTCACAAGGCCCATGGGAAGCACCTCCAAGTCCGAATTTTGATACATTCAACCAAGCAGGTGTGGCAAGTGGATTATCAAGCCAGTATCCTACCAACACATCATTCAACAATCAAGGGCCTGTAGTCACCAAACCTCAgtcattaaataataatttttcgaATCTTGTTAACCTTGACTCTCTTGTTGAGAAACCAGAACCTGTCAAGAACCCATTTTTATCGAGCCAACCAGCCCCAAAATCAAAAAACCCATTTGTGCAGGAAAAACCACAAGCGCCAACATTGAACCAGCTACGAGAGCCACCTGCAAATCCAGCCCTGAACACTGTACCCAGCATGGGTGGAGATGTCTTGCTGCCAGCTCCTCTCGTCCCTGACTCTGGTGCAAGGCCTCAGCAGACAGTTCAGAGTAATCCATTTTTATAA